The DNA sequence tttcgtgtcTTATTCATTAGCGTTAGAACGTTGAACGAGTCAAACACCGATGATTTAGATAACGCGCGGCACCTTCGTCGATACAACCCGGAGTCATAGCTCGCGCAAACGTCTCTACCTGTGTAGGCGCTGGACACAGCGGCAACGCTCTCGAGATAAAGCGGATAGCTGATAACGAGGGCGGTGACCGACACCGCGACGGACAAGAGGGTGGCCAGGAAGCGGAACCTCTGCCAATTCTCGCGGTCCGTGTCGAACAGCTTGTCGCCGTTGGCCTGATAAGCGGCGTACGGCGACTCCTCAGTGTCGGTGTACTCCTCGATCTCGACGTCGCTGCCGGTGCAACGTAGCTCCTCCTGCTCCTCGTCGTCCATCATCGTCGACACGCAGCTCGTTAGACCCGCCAGCTTGCCGGCCTCCCCGGTCGCTCCTAACAGCTCGCCCTGTCGAGACAAGAACGCTTGAAGGGTGGCGTTACGATACTCCGCCCCGGTTACCATAGGTCGTACCAGAGTCCCTCGCGCGTCCGCTAAGTTAGCCAATGGTAACCGAGCATTACCGTTTCAAAGCACTGGATTTAGTTAACCACGGTGGTATCTCTCCGACCTCCCAAAATCGGGAGGTGTCTTGTAATGATTAATCAGTGATTACCGAAGCGAAATTAAAAGCGCGTCCATTCCAAAACAACTGCTACCTCGGCTGTCCCTCCTACTCCCGGAACTACAGAGCATTAGAACGCACGCAGAGGGTGAAATTACGAAACATGCGCAGAAACGTTTACAAAgtcataaaaaagaaaaaaaaagaaatctgttTTTATGACtaatttagataataatttttatctttgccaCACGATtcgttgtaataaaaaaataaaaaattgcgttaaataatttacgtaataaattattaaaaattttacttgcgCACTTGCGCATGATTAGTCATTGTCAATTTGAAAACTATAAAACGTacatctaaattaataaataaattaattaattaattaaataaatcgctACCTAACATTTACCTCGAGGCAGCTGTCTTGATTTACTCGCTCGAGCGCGGATTTGCGGAATGATCTGTCGCGCGACATCACCTATCCCGAAGGGGGAAGGTTTCTGAACGCAGCCTTGTATTCCTATTTTAGGTGCAAAGCGTATGACACTGGTATGACACAGTGCAGCTACCGCGGACAGCCTTTACGTGTCTGAACGTGTCAACTTGCTCGTTATGTCTAAACGAAAACGATGTAATAAAGGCAATCGTATTTCTGCGTCTGCTAGTTAGTAGTGGGTGAAACAGGACTGTGCCGAATAACCGTGAAAGAAGGTGACAGGGCGGCCCTATTCCTAAGTTGATTGGAATCCAGTCCGTCGAATGGAATATGGACGCCGTGGAGATAAATACGTCGGATCCGTCGCAAGACGAGATCGCTTCACCCGTTAAAATATGCCGTGTCTGCCTGCTCGGCGACCTGATGATGCGCGACCTGTTCGTGGAGAGTGAAGTCGCGTCCCTGTCGGCGAAAGCGATGAGCTTTGCCAACGTTAAGGTTAGATGCGCAAATTTAAAGGTTAGGCGCGGACGCTTGATCCCGCACCTTTTCGCTCTTACCGTCGTTTTCACGTTCTACGTCGAATTAATGCTTCTCGCCGATGATACTCGATCGTCTTGCGATACTCGTTTCTCTATTTTCCTATTTTGCGGTGACGATTGAGTTACTTGGTTTGTCAATATGTTCCTTGCACGATGCGCTCTCGTACGTCTTATCCTTAGCGACTTTgctgtaattataaaagtatcgtaatgttattttacgaatttgacagtataataaattaaatatatgattcGTCATTGTTAAGAGTAATGTGCcgataattttgaattttttttcgaaatgtACTAAATTTTATGCTTTAATTAGATGTTACCAGGTGATGGTCTACCTATGCAGATTTGTTTAGTATGCGCTGACAAACTGGAGTTGGCATATGAGTTTAAGCTACAAGTGGAGCAAGCTGACAATATGCTTCGAGAAAAACTTGATATGAAAGAGTTATTTCTTAATGAAGCCGAAATACACTTAAATATGGTAAAACATGACAGTATGGAGGAAATGAATGTCAATGCTAATTACAAACCTAGCGTTGAGGTATTGCCAGAAGAGACAGTACATGATAAAAACTTCTTAAAAGATCAGTTGATCATTTTAGAAGCTGGAAAATTGGCAGATACAGAAGAATTACAACACAGTAAGTAAAATACAAATGTGTGAAATAATTTGTAGTAAgaaatgtaagaaataatttatagtaagtaaaatttaaagtatattgtaatccaaattttattatttagattCAGAAGATGATAACTCTCAAGAAATGATGGCAAAAAAACTGCAGGAAGAATTAGCCAATGTAGAGGACACTGATGCAAGTACTCTAGATGAATCTAGAGATGAAGAGCCCTCCCATGAGGAGAATATTATTCGAAGTTGCACAGACGCTATACCAGCAGAAGAACATGATTACATTATGCAGCAGCAATGTATATTGCCTGCTGAACAACTTGCTCTTCAGGAAGAAATGCAAGAAAAAATTCAGGCAGAAATACAAGGAGAAATGCAGAGGAAAATACAAGAAGAAATTCAAGGAGAAATACATGAAGCAATGCACGGAGAAATACAAGAAGCAATGCAGGGAGAAATACAACAAGAACTGCAGAGAGAAATACAACAAGAACTACAGGGAGAAATTCAACAAGAACTGCAGGGAGAAATACAACAAGAACTGCAGGGAGAAATACAACGAGAACTGCAGGGAGAAATACAAGAAGAAATGCAAGGAGAAATACAAGAAGAAATGCAAGGAGAAATACAGGAAGATGTATCTGTATTTGTACAAGAGACAATGGCGTGCCAAGAGATATCTGAACAAAATCACGAAATTCCTGTTGAACAGAATCAAGAAACTCGAGCTGACCAAATCCAAGACATTCATGCACAAATTTTCGAGACTCAAGCTGACCAAGAAGAACAAATTCGAATTGagcacgaaaaagaaatttatgccGAGGAATCAGAAAGAATTCAGACTGATCTAAGCCAAGAGGCTCAATCTGAGCAAAATCAAAATGAGATGTTTAACGAATCGTCAAAAGTTAACATTAACGAGTCGGTAGTGGAACAAGAATCATCGCAGAATGAAACTAGAAGAAGCAAACGTAGATTAGCCCGTCGAGCAGTCACCGAGCGCGATTCCGACGAAGagaattatttcgaaaatttgAATCTCAGTTCCCGATTGAAAAAAGCACAGGCAGATAAAGCGGAAAAGATCTTTTTTATGTGCTACTTGTGCGATAAGCAATTCCTTTCGAAGAGCATCCTGAAAGAACATATGCATTCCCACGAagaagtaagaaaaatattatctctTAAGAAAACGCCGGAGAAACTGCAGAAGGCGCAAGGCACCGTTTGTACAAACACGCCACCATCTGGAAAGAAAGCTAATAAGTGCTTTTACTGCGGTAAAGAGTATTTGTACATAATTTCATTTATGAAACACGTTAAACGACACGAGCGGCAGCAGCTCGAGAAAGGTACAGACGATTCGATGAAGCTCGAAGTATCGTTTCTTGAGGATGAGCAAAACTCGCACTTAGATAACAAGAATTCAGAAGACGAATACAAAGAGCAAAAGAGAGGGCTAACGACAGACGATGACGCGAATGACAGCGACGACGATAAAAGAAGGAAGCGCAGTCGCGTTGAAGAATTTTCATGTACTAAATGCCCACGGAAGTTCGATACAAAACGAGGTCTGCAAAAGCATTCGAGCGTTCATAACAATTTCAAATGTAGCGTGTGCAACGAGGAATACGACACTCTGGAACAACTGAGAAATCATCGAACGAAGCACGTAGTCGAAGGTGTGCTTAGCGAGCAGGATTTGGAAATGAATACGATTACGACCAAAAGTGAGAACGTCGACGAGAGCAACAAAAATGTCGAGGATGACGAAAATAATGACAAATCCGTTGGAAATGCAAACGAAATGAAGCCCTCAACGTGTTCGATGACGTTTTCACGCAAAAAAGCGTTGTCCAAGCATAAGGAACGCAAAAATGTCGAGCATCACGGACGAATAAAAACCTATGGATGTACCCAGTGCAATAAAACTTTTAGCAACGAGCTTACGCTGAGAAATCACCTAATTGCCACGAGtcataaaacatttattcagGGGCAAGAATATGATCCAAATAAGCGTATAAAACGCGTGGCGGCGAGGGCGGCacaaaaaattatcgacaaGATCAAGACGGAGCACGGTCTTGACGATTACGATGATAATGATGACAATATCGATTACGACGCTAAGTTGGATGGATATTATCACAACAAACGTATAATTACACCAAAGAAGTTCAATTGTAAGAAAGAGTTCGAGTGTGCGACCTGTAACAAGAGATACAGCTCGAAGCAGGCGTTGACGAAGCACATGGAGCAGCACGTAAAAGAGGAAACGGCGGAGAAGGCCGAAAAACTGAAAAAAGCTATTAtggagaaaaaagaagcgcAAAAGACTAACGTCGATAATAACGACGATAACGATAATGACTCTGACTTTGAAAGCGGCCTCGATTGGCCGATGGACAATCACGAATGCACCACGTGCAAGAAGCGGTATAGCACGAAAAAATCATTGCTGCGACACCAACTTTTACACGAAGAGCCGAATTTCGAATGTGATATATGCAACGTGAAATTTTATCGCAAGGACAAGCTGAAAGCGCACTACGACAAGTGCTCGGAAAAGAATCCCGATCAAGTGAGAAAGTGCATTATCTGCAACGACACTTTCGAAAACAATGAACTTTTGCGTCAGCACAGAGCTAAGCACGTCACCGACGGTATCTTAACGGAAGAGGACTTGAGAGACATCGAGCCGAAATCTGACGAGAAGAGACTGAACGACAGGATCGGTCGGAAACGAAGGACTGACATCGTAGGACTCGAATGCACCGAATGTAACAAACAATATACTAATAGAAAGGGTCTACTGCGTCACATTCAAGTGCACGAAGGCAAGAAGTATCTGTGCGACATATGCCCAAAGAAATTCTATCGGCGGGAACATCTAAAGATTCACGTAGCCAAACACAACATGATCAAACCGTACAAGTGTACTCGCTGTTCTAAGCGTTTTATTAAGGAGGAACAGCTTAACAATCATTTGCCTAAGCACGACCGTGCGTTCAAGAAACGACAGGAGACCGACAGCTCAAAGAGATATCTCTGTGAAATATGCAGCAAGAGCTTCACGCAGTCGACGACGCTGATAGCGCATCTACGTGCTCACAAGGGTATCAAGCCTTTTGTGTGCGAGGTGTGTTCTAGGCCCTTCACCACCAACGcctatttaaaaatgcatatgcGTACGCATACGCAGGAACGTCCGTATATCTGCCAGTACTGTTCGCGAGCATTCGCACGTGCCGATACCTTGGCCAACCAC is a window from the Cardiocondyla obscurior isolate alpha-2009 linkage group LG01, Cobs3.1, whole genome shotgun sequence genome containing:
- the LOC139106979 gene encoding zinc finger protein 62 homolog: MDAVEINTSDPSQDEIASPVKICRVCLLGDLMMRDLFVESEVASLSAKAMSFANVKMLPGDGLPMQICLVCADKLELAYEFKLQVEQADNMLREKLDMKELFLNEAEIHLNMVKHDSMEEMNVNANYKPSVEVLPEETVHDKNFLKDQLIILEAGKLADTEELQHNSEDDNSQEMMAKKLQEELANVEDTDASTLDESRDEEPSHEENIIRSCTDAIPAEEHDYIMQQQCILPAEQLALQEEMQEKIQAEIQGEMQRKIQEEIQGEIHEAMHGEIQEAMQGEIQQELQREIQQELQGEIQQELQGEIQQELQGEIQRELQGEIQEEMQGEIQEEMQGEIQEDVSVFVQETMACQEISEQNHEIPVEQNQETRADQIQDIHAQIFETQADQEEQIRIEHEKEIYAEESERIQTDLSQEAQSEQNQNEMFNESSKVNINESVVEQESSQNETRRSKRRLARRAVTERDSDEENYFENLNLSSRLKKAQADKAEKIFFMCYLCDKQFLSKSILKEHMHSHEEVRKILSLKKTPEKLQKAQGTVCTNTPPSGKKANKCFYCGKEYLYIISFMKHVKRHERQQLEKGTDDSMKLEVSFLEDEQNSHLDNKNSEDEYKEQKRGLTTDDDANDSDDDKRRKRSRVEEFSCTKCPRKFDTKRGLQKHSSVHNNFKCSVCNEEYDTLEQLRNHRTKHVVEGVLSEQDLEMNTITTKSENVDESNKNVEDDENNDKSVGNANEMKPSTCSMTFSRKKALSKHKERKNVEHHGRIKTYGCTQCNKTFSNELTLRNHLIATSHKTFIQGQEYDPNKRIKRVAARAAQKIIDKIKTEHGLDDYDDNDDNIDYDAKLDGYYHNKRIITPKKFNCKKEFECATCNKRYSSKQALTKHMEQHVKEETAEKAEKLKKAIMEKKEAQKTNVDNNDDNDNDSDFESGLDWPMDNHECTTCKKRYSTKKSLLRHQLLHEEPNFECDICNVKFYRKDKLKAHYDKCSEKNPDQVRKCIICNDTFENNELLRQHRAKHVTDGILTEEDLRDIEPKSDEKRLNDRIGRKRRTDIVGLECTECNKQYTNRKGLLRHIQVHEGKKYLCDICPKKFYRREHLKIHVAKHNMIKPYKCTRCSKRFIKEEQLNNHLPKHDRAFKKRQETDSSKRYLCEICSKSFTQSTTLIAHLRAHKGIKPFVCEVCSRPFTTNAYLKMHMRTHTQERPYICQYCSRAFARADTLANHLTSHTGEAKYHCKCCPKNFRRLKSLKEHMFIHTGQRPYECPTCDRKFNNNGSRYAHSKRCKQNLLQNQNRTQQMMQQAQQQQQSQPQQQQEEEPQPQPQPQPQPQQLQIQIQHQEEDQQPQQMQIQMQQTQSYPVRLHPTTMDPAEVVKHAMTQNIRTITLARPADPNSMQQVVPAQEILMPLILPLAVTLTDVGEEVILPEGTKIFTS